One genomic window of Paraburkholderia acidiphila includes the following:
- the fliI gene encoding flagellar protein export ATPase FliI: MVNHPQPPSHQAIHTGGLTPLEQELALASFGPLASDPAQLGALLVGDLDIPSTRKARELGAIDAIDAALAADSLEAPPGLTDHGAAAKPVEVETKAPPAPYVPPANYDPANPFLTTWNAQLRGVRERNALALPLRGCGRLTRAAGLVLEAVGLRLAVGAEVMIELPPGSSLPMAEAEVVGFGGDKLFLMPTTEVAGLLPGARVWPLETAPIADPKAGAKRLPVGWGMLGRVVDASGRPLDGLGPLNTEADAPLTAPVINPLNREPIHKVLDVGVRAINSLLTVGRGQRMGLFAGSGVGKSVLLGTMARATSAEVIVIGLIGERGREVKEFIEQILGEDGLARSVVVAAPADVSPLLRMQAAAYTTSLAEYFRDQGKHVLLLMDSLTRYAMAQREIALAIGEPPATKGYPPSVFAKLPALVERTGNGPEGGGSITAFYTVLTEGDDQQDPIADSARAILDGHIVLSRALAEAGHYPAIDIEASISRAMTALIDDQHLNQTRALKQMLSRYQRNRDLINVGAYVSGRDAVLDRAIALYPRIEAFLQQGFRETANYDQSVEMLGQLIGART, encoded by the coding sequence ATGGTGAATCACCCGCAACCGCCGAGCCATCAGGCCATCCACACCGGCGGCCTCACGCCGCTCGAGCAGGAACTCGCGCTCGCGTCGTTCGGCCCGCTCGCGAGCGACCCCGCGCAGCTTGGCGCACTGCTCGTCGGCGACCTCGACATCCCGAGCACGCGCAAGGCGCGGGAGCTTGGCGCCATCGACGCGATCGACGCCGCGCTGGCCGCGGACAGCCTCGAAGCGCCGCCAGGACTGACGGATCACGGCGCGGCCGCGAAGCCGGTCGAGGTCGAGACCAAAGCGCCACCCGCACCCTACGTGCCGCCCGCGAACTACGACCCGGCCAACCCGTTCCTCACTACATGGAACGCGCAACTGCGCGGCGTGCGCGAGCGCAACGCGCTCGCCCTGCCGCTGCGCGGCTGCGGGCGTCTCACGCGCGCGGCGGGCCTCGTGCTCGAAGCGGTGGGGCTGCGCCTCGCCGTGGGCGCTGAGGTCATGATCGAACTGCCGCCGGGCAGCTCGCTGCCGATGGCCGAGGCGGAAGTGGTCGGCTTCGGCGGCGACAAACTCTTTCTGATGCCGACGACCGAAGTCGCGGGCCTGCTGCCCGGCGCGCGCGTCTGGCCGCTGGAAACCGCGCCGATCGCCGACCCGAAGGCGGGCGCGAAGCGCCTGCCGGTGGGCTGGGGCATGCTCGGCCGCGTGGTCGACGCCTCGGGCCGCCCGCTCGACGGCCTCGGTCCCCTGAACACCGAAGCCGACGCGCCGCTCACCGCGCCCGTCATCAATCCGCTGAACCGCGAGCCGATCCACAAGGTGCTCGACGTGGGCGTGCGCGCGATCAACTCGCTGCTCACGGTCGGGCGCGGCCAGCGCATGGGCCTGTTCGCGGGCTCGGGCGTGGGTAAGTCGGTGCTGCTCGGCACGATGGCGCGCGCGACCAGCGCGGAAGTCATCGTGATCGGCCTGATCGGCGAGCGGGGCCGCGAAGTGAAGGAATTCATCGAGCAGATCCTGGGCGAGGACGGCCTTGCGCGCTCGGTCGTCGTGGCCGCGCCTGCCGATGTCTCGCCGCTCCTGCGCATGCAGGCCGCCGCGTATACCACGTCGCTCGCCGAATATTTTCGCGACCAGGGCAAGCACGTGCTGCTGCTCATGGACTCGCTCACGCGCTACGCGATGGCGCAGCGCGAGATCGCGCTTGCCATTGGCGAGCCGCCCGCGACCAAGGGCTATCCGCCCTCGGTGTTCGCGAAGCTGCCGGCGCTCGTCGAGCGCACCGGCAACGGCCCCGAGGGCGGCGGCTCGATCACGGCGTTCTACACCGTGCTCACCGAAGGCGACGACCAGCAGGACCCGATCGCCGACTCGGCGCGCGCGATTCTCGACGGCCACATCGTGCTCTCGCGTGCGCTTGCCGAAGCGGGGCACTATCCGGCCATCGACATCGAGGCCTCGATCAGCCGCGCGATGACGGCCCTGATCGACGACCAGCATCTGAACCAGACGCGCGCGCTCAAGCAGATGCTTTCGCGCTACCAGCGCAACCGCGACCTCATCAACGTGGGTGCGTACGTGAGCGGGCGCGACGCCGTACTCGACCGCGCGATCGCGCTGTATCCGCGCATCGAGGCCTTTCTTCAGCAGGGTTTTCGCGAAACCGCGAACTATGATCAGAGCGTCGAGATGCTCGGCCAGCTGATCGGAGCCAGGACATGA
- a CDS encoding flagellar hook-length control protein FliK, with translation MSLLSSLSSMFGAAADAVTGNSASNAASNSASNAISQADAASQGFAQTLQQQMNAQSAQASQNAQAAQSAQSNAAAQSNSNASSSNASQSSSNSSNSASQTSSSNSSQGSQSTSSADRRAAARAQQKQAADAGAQAAAAQAQQALQAQQAQNDPSTDPNADGSQTGSQASSDSTLAGVASAAAAAAATAAAGAAGDGTDTGSAVSASPKSVHDALQAALSQLRGGAGALATRAVNTAGAAANSTTTASTGSGSGIASSFASHLSANAQSKAFGTAASSGASADATKGATTAATDAAKAATDALTAAAQQQAGAATQTDVTANTATTDALAATQAAALAAATAAQAQAAQAASATANPAAAAAASASIAPQVGTNDWEDALSQKVVFLSNAHQQSAELTLNPKDLGPLQVVLQVTESHAHALFVSQHQQVREAVEAALPKLREAMEQNGIGLGSASVSDGFSRQMNQQAQQDGSGSGRSGGSGSGSGSTLSASDAVDDASSASAGVTQRSVGLIDTFA, from the coding sequence ATGTCGCTCCTCTCTTCCCTCTCCTCGATGTTCGGCGCCGCCGCCGACGCGGTGACGGGCAATTCCGCATCGAACGCCGCGTCGAATTCGGCGTCGAACGCCATCAGCCAGGCGGACGCCGCCAGCCAGGGTTTCGCGCAGACGCTGCAACAGCAGATGAACGCGCAAAGCGCGCAGGCCAGCCAGAATGCCCAGGCGGCGCAAAGCGCGCAGTCGAATGCCGCCGCGCAGTCGAACTCGAACGCGTCGAGCAGCAACGCCTCGCAAAGCAGCAGCAACAGCAGCAACAGCGCTTCGCAGACATCAAGCTCGAACTCGAGCCAGGGCTCGCAGTCCACCTCGAGCGCCGATCGCCGCGCCGCCGCGCGCGCGCAGCAAAAGCAGGCCGCTGACGCAGGCGCGCAAGCCGCCGCGGCTCAGGCACAGCAAGCCTTGCAGGCTCAGCAGGCCCAGAACGACCCGAGCACCGACCCGAACGCCGACGGCAGCCAGACAGGCAGCCAGGCGAGCAGCGACAGCACGCTCGCAGGCGTCGCGTCCGCCGCCGCTGCTGCGGCCGCCACGGCCGCCGCCGGCGCGGCAGGCGACGGCACTGACACGGGCAGCGCCGTTAGCGCCAGCCCGAAGTCGGTGCACGACGCCCTGCAAGCCGCTCTCTCGCAGCTGCGCGGCGGCGCGGGCGCGCTCGCCACGCGCGCGGTGAACACGGCGGGCGCGGCGGCCAACAGCACCACCACGGCCAGCACGGGCTCGGGCTCCGGCATCGCCAGCAGCTTCGCCTCGCACTTGAGTGCGAACGCCCAAAGCAAGGCGTTCGGCACGGCAGCGAGCAGCGGCGCGAGCGCCGACGCCACCAAGGGCGCCACGACGGCGGCGACCGACGCCGCGAAGGCCGCAACCGACGCGCTCACGGCAGCGGCGCAGCAGCAGGCAGGCGCCGCCACGCAGACCGACGTGACGGCGAACACCGCCACGACCGATGCGCTCGCCGCCACCCAGGCCGCAGCGCTCGCCGCGGCGACGGCCGCGCAGGCCCAGGCGGCTCAGGCGGCCAGCGCCACCGCGAATCCGGCGGCCGCGGCTGCCGCCTCCGCGTCGATCGCCCCGCAGGTCGGCACGAACGATTGGGAAGACGCGCTCAGCCAGAAGGTGGTGTTCCTCTCGAATGCGCACCAGCAGTCGGCGGAACTCACGCTCAATCCGAAGGATCTCGGGCCGCTCCAGGTCGTCCTGCAGGTCACGGAAAGCCACGCGCACGCGCTTTTCGTCTCGCAGCACCAGCAGGTGCGCGAGGCCGTCGAGGCGGCCCTGCCGAAGCTGCGCGAGGCCATGGAGCAAAACGGCATCGGCCTTGGCAGCGCGAGCGTGAGCGACGGCTTCTCGCGGCAGATGAACCAGCAGGCGCAGCAGGACGGCAGCGGTTCGGGCCGCTCCGGCGGTTCCGGTTCGGGCTCGGGCAGCACGCTGAGCGCGTCGGACGCCGTGGACGATGCGAGCAGCGCGAGCGCGGGCGTCACGCAGCGCTCCGTGGGCCTGATCGATACGTTCGCCTGA
- the fliJ gene encoding flagellar export protein FliJ, protein MTKQTALQTLIGLAQDDVDAATQKLGRVQRERGEVEKQLEALITYRDEYHARFTESARSGMAAGNVRNFQAFIDTLDAAIEQQRRLLEQATERVEAAKPEWQRSKQKLGSYEVLQTRHDDVQARKEARREQRDADEHAARVLRTRTSQHP, encoded by the coding sequence ATGACGAAACAGACCGCGCTGCAAACCTTGATCGGCCTCGCGCAGGACGACGTCGACGCCGCCACGCAAAAGCTCGGCCGCGTACAGCGCGAGCGCGGCGAGGTCGAAAAGCAGCTGGAAGCGCTCATCACCTACCGCGACGAGTATCACGCGCGTTTCACCGAATCGGCGCGCAGCGGCATGGCCGCGGGCAACGTGCGCAACTTCCAGGCGTTCATCGACACGCTCGACGCGGCGATCGAACAGCAGCGGCGCCTGCTCGAGCAGGCCACCGAGCGCGTGGAGGCCGCCAAGCCCGAATGGCAGCGCAGCAAACAGAAGCTCGGCTCGTACGAGGTCCTGCAAACCCGTCACGACGACGTGCAGGCCCGCAAGGAAGCCCGCCGCGAACAGCGCGACGCCGACGAGCACGCCGCCCGCGTGCTGCGTACGCGCACGTCGCAACATCCGTAA
- the fliH gene encoding flagellar assembly protein FliH, which produces MSDSSSANSLRSAYQRWEMASFDPPPPPPPPPTPDETAAFEAQLHALRDAAHQEGLRSGHVAGQALGYQAGHEQGRQQGFEQGQAEARAQAAQLAALASRFSDALETAQAGVAETLVELALDIAQQVVRQHVQHDPTALVAVAREVLVAEPQLAGSPQLVVSPADLPIVEAYLLDDLQTRGWSVRTDPTIERGGCRAQAATGETDASIRTRWERVTAALGKARPW; this is translated from the coding sequence ATGTCTGACAGCAGCTCCGCGAACAGCCTTCGCTCAGCGTACCAGCGCTGGGAGATGGCCTCGTTCGACCCGCCGCCGCCCCCGCCGCCGCCGCCCACGCCCGACGAAACGGCCGCGTTCGAAGCGCAACTCCACGCGCTGCGCGACGCGGCGCACCAGGAAGGGCTGCGCTCGGGCCACGTGGCGGGCCAGGCGCTCGGCTATCAGGCCGGGCACGAGCAGGGGCGTCAGCAGGGCTTCGAGCAGGGTCAGGCCGAGGCGCGCGCGCAAGCGGCGCAACTCGCCGCGCTCGCGAGCCGCTTTAGCGATGCGCTCGAAACGGCGCAGGCCGGCGTGGCCGAGACGCTCGTCGAGCTGGCGCTCGACATCGCACAGCAGGTCGTGCGCCAGCACGTTCAGCACGACCCGACGGCGCTCGTCGCCGTCGCGCGCGAAGTGCTCGTGGCGGAGCCGCAGCTCGCAGGCTCCCCGCAGCTGGTGGTGAGCCCCGCCGATCTGCCGATTGTCGAAGCCTACCTGCTGGACGACCTGCAAACGCGCGGCTGGAGCGTGCGCACCGACCCGACGATCGAGCGCGGCGGCTGCCGCGCACAGGCCGCGACCGGCGAAACCGACGCCAGCATCCGCACGCGCTGGGAGCGCGTGACGGCGGCGCTCGGCAAGGCGCGGCCATGGTGA
- the fliM gene encoding flagellar motor switch protein FliM produces MGHDEFMSQEEVDALLKGVTGEVDSDSSGSEKQGVRPYNIATQERIVRGRMPGLEIINERFARLLRVGIFNFMRRTAEISVGPVRVQKYSEFTRNLPIPTNLNLVHVKPLRGTSLFVFDPNLVFFVVDNLFGGDGRFHTRVEGRDFTQTEQRIIGKLLNLVFEHYTTAWKSVRPLQFEYVRSEMHTQFANVATPNEIVIVTQFSIEFGPTGGTLHICMPYSMIEPIRDVLASPLQGEVLDVDRRWVRVLSQQVQAAEVELTADLAQVPVTFEQILNMKKGDVLPMNVAEHITAKVDGVPVMECGYGIFNGQYALRVQKMISAADTMKEGGYE; encoded by the coding sequence ATGGGTCACGACGAGTTCATGTCCCAGGAGGAGGTCGATGCCCTCCTCAAAGGCGTCACCGGCGAAGTCGATTCCGATTCGAGCGGCTCCGAGAAGCAGGGCGTACGTCCCTACAACATCGCGACGCAGGAACGTATCGTTCGCGGCCGGATGCCCGGCCTCGAAATCATCAACGAGCGCTTTGCGCGCCTGTTGCGCGTCGGCATCTTCAATTTCATGCGCCGCACCGCCGAAATCTCGGTGGGTCCGGTGCGCGTGCAGAAGTACAGCGAGTTCACCCGCAACCTGCCGATCCCGACGAACCTGAACCTCGTGCACGTGAAACCGCTGCGCGGCACGTCGCTGTTCGTGTTCGACCCGAACCTCGTGTTCTTCGTCGTGGACAACCTGTTCGGCGGCGACGGGCGCTTTCACACGCGTGTGGAAGGCCGCGACTTCACGCAAACCGAACAGCGCATCATCGGCAAGCTGCTCAATCTCGTGTTCGAGCACTACACGACCGCGTGGAAAAGCGTGCGGCCGCTGCAGTTCGAATACGTGCGCTCCGAAATGCACACGCAGTTCGCAAACGTTGCCACGCCCAACGAGATCGTGATCGTCACGCAGTTCTCGATCGAATTCGGTCCGACGGGCGGCACGCTGCATATCTGCATGCCCTACTCGATGATCGAGCCGATCCGCGACGTGCTCGCCTCGCCGCTGCAAGGCGAAGTGCTCGACGTGGACCGCCGCTGGGTGCGCGTGCTCTCGCAGCAGGTGCAGGCCGCCGAAGTCGAACTCACGGCCGACCTCGCACAGGTGCCCGTGACGTTCGAGCAGATCCTGAACATGAAGAAGGGCGACGTGCTGCCCATGAACGTCGCGGAGCACATCACCGCCAAGGTGGACGGCGTGCCCGTGATGGAGTGCGGCTACGGAATTTTCAATGGTCAATACGCGTTGCGGGTCCAGAAGATGATCAGCGCAGCCGACACGATGAAGGAAGGTGGATATGAGTGA
- the fliO gene encoding flagellar biosynthetic protein FliO, with product MKPQAVPGAGTRVASGANARRAGKSRGAQVLRFSWRLAVHLSLAGAAVFAVMSARAADLQAVNEATRAAAGAAGASGASAVIAGSAVPSLGFGAVLQTVLGLALVIGVVFGCAWLARRLGLQGGPKNALVKTVGGASLGGKERVAVVEIGDTWLVLGAAPGNVRLLHTLPAGELPAGVAAAAPNAPALSGNFAQRFRDALKSEANKRIHARFMRHDGGAQ from the coding sequence ATGAAACCCCAAGCTGTTCCCGGCGCCGGGACGCGCGTAGCGTCCGGCGCCAACGCACGACGCGCGGGCAAGTCGCGCGGCGCGCAGGTGCTGCGCTTCTCGTGGCGCCTCGCCGTGCACCTCTCGCTCGCCGGCGCCGCGGTTTTCGCGGTCATGAGCGCGCGGGCCGCCGACCTTCAGGCGGTCAACGAAGCCACGCGCGCGGCTGCGGGTGCCGCGGGGGCTTCAGGCGCCTCCGCCGTGATCGCAGGCAGCGCGGTCCCCTCGCTCGGTTTCGGCGCCGTCCTGCAGACGGTGCTGGGTCTCGCGCTCGTGATTGGCGTGGTGTTCGGCTGCGCGTGGCTCGCCCGGCGTCTCGGCCTGCAAGGCGGCCCGAAGAACGCGCTCGTGAAGACCGTGGGCGGCGCATCGCTCGGCGGAAAGGAACGCGTGGCCGTGGTCGAGATCGGCGACACCTGGCTCGTGCTGGGCGCCGCACCCGGCAACGTGCGCCTGCTTCATACGCTGCCGGCGGGCGAACTGCCTGCAGGCGTCGCGGCGGCTGCCCCCAACGCCCCCGCCCTCTCGGGCAACTTCGCACAGCGCTTTCGTGACGCGCTGAAAAGCGAGGCGAATAAACGCATCCACGCGCGTTTCATGCGTCACGACGGCGGAGCGCAGTAA
- the fliN gene encoding flagellar motor switch protein FliN translates to MSDVNGTSGTSADEPVLDPGFAEAAAQEAGGEASLDDWASALAEQNSNDVPAAQPAAVFQPLSKVDSTKTANDIDMILDIPVQMTVELGRTKIAIRNLLQLAQGSVVELDGMAGEPMDVLVNGCLIAQGEVVVVNDKFGIRLTDIITPSERIRKLNR, encoded by the coding sequence ATGAGTGACGTAAACGGCACGAGCGGCACGAGCGCAGACGAGCCGGTGCTCGACCCGGGCTTTGCGGAAGCCGCGGCGCAGGAGGCAGGCGGCGAGGCCTCGCTGGACGACTGGGCGAGCGCGCTTGCCGAGCAGAACAGCAACGACGTGCCCGCCGCGCAGCCCGCGGCCGTGTTCCAGCCGCTCTCGAAGGTCGATTCGACCAAGACGGCCAACGACATCGACATGATTCTGGACATTCCCGTCCAGATGACGGTGGAGCTGGGCCGCACCAAGATCGCCATTCGCAACCTGCTGCAACTCGCGCAGGGCTCGGTCGTGGAACTCGACGGCATGGCCGGCGAACCGATGGACGTGCTCGTGAACGGCTGTCTGATCGCCCAGGGCGAAGTGGTGGTCGTGAACGACAAGTTCGGCATTCGTCTCACCGACATCATCACGCCGTCCGAGCGGATCCGGAAGCTGAACCGATGA
- the fliF gene encoding flagellar basal-body MS-ring/collar protein FliF: MDSTANSLINPDARMGLATSGAGAAPGSGAGAGLGGAEDLGGGFAQRLGSLSSLRNVRGNPRAPLIFAVAVLVAVVAGLVLWSRAPDYKVLYSNLSDRDGGAIITALQAANVPYKFSDAGGAILVPAEQVNEMRLRLASQGLPKNGSVGFELMDNQKFGISQFAEQVNYQRALEGELEQTIQSIASVKSARVHLAIPKPSVFVREREAPSASVLVNLYPGRILDDGQVAAITHMVASAVPDLPVRNVTVVDQDGNLLTQSATGVGLDASQLKYVRQVEHDTQSRIDAILAPLFGAGNARSQVSADLDFSKLEQTSEAYGPNANPQAAAIRSQQQNISTEMQQSGAGGVPGALTNQPPQPASAPISAPAGANGASAPVPVSDHRDTTTNYELDKTVRHYQQAPGDVKRLSVAVIVNYQPKVDAKGHATMQPLDAQKLAQVEQLVKDAMGYDAKRGDSVNVVNAAFQTDIDPNANLPWWRQPDIIALAKQIATWLGIGAVALFLYFVMVKPALRRAFPPPEPVAPALPGMGDGEPLLLDGIPEAVRIGGAAAEGEDNADSEAALLAFENEKNKFERNLEYARNIARQDPKIVATVVKSWVNDER, translated from the coding sequence ATGGATTCGACTGCCAATTCTTTGATCAACCCCGACGCCCGCATGGGCCTCGCCACCTCTGGCGCGGGCGCCGCGCCAGGCAGCGGCGCGGGCGCAGGCCTGGGCGGCGCGGAAGACCTCGGCGGCGGCTTCGCGCAACGCCTCGGTTCGCTCTCGTCGTTGCGCAACGTGCGCGGCAACCCGCGCGCGCCGCTCATTTTTGCCGTGGCGGTGCTCGTGGCCGTGGTCGCGGGCCTCGTGCTGTGGTCGCGCGCGCCCGACTACAAGGTGCTGTACAGCAACCTGTCGGACCGCGACGGCGGCGCGATTATTACTGCGCTCCAGGCCGCAAACGTTCCCTACAAGTTCTCGGACGCCGGCGGCGCCATTCTCGTGCCCGCCGAGCAGGTCAACGAAATGCGCCTGCGCCTCGCCTCCCAGGGCCTGCCCAAGAACGGCTCGGTCGGCTTCGAGCTGATGGACAACCAGAAGTTCGGCATCAGCCAGTTCGCCGAGCAGGTCAACTACCAGCGCGCACTCGAAGGCGAGCTCGAGCAAACGATCCAGTCGATCGCGAGCGTGAAGTCGGCGCGCGTGCATCTGGCCATTCCGAAGCCTTCCGTGTTCGTGCGCGAGCGCGAAGCGCCCTCGGCCTCGGTGCTCGTGAACCTGTATCCGGGCCGCATTCTCGACGACGGCCAGGTCGCCGCGATCACGCACATGGTGGCTTCGGCCGTGCCGGACCTGCCGGTGCGCAACGTGACGGTAGTGGACCAGGACGGCAACCTCCTCACCCAGAGCGCCACGGGCGTGGGCCTCGACGCCTCGCAGCTCAAGTACGTGCGCCAGGTCGAGCACGACACCCAGTCGCGCATCGACGCGATCCTTGCGCCCCTGTTCGGCGCCGGCAACGCGCGCTCGCAGGTGAGCGCCGACCTCGACTTCTCGAAGCTCGAGCAGACCTCCGAAGCCTACGGTCCGAACGCCAATCCGCAAGCCGCCGCCATCCGCAGCCAGCAGCAGAACATTTCGACGGAAATGCAGCAAAGCGGCGCGGGCGGCGTGCCCGGCGCGCTCACGAACCAGCCGCCGCAGCCGGCCTCGGCGCCCATCAGCGCGCCGGCGGGTGCGAACGGCGCGTCGGCGCCGGTGCCGGTTTCGGATCATCGCGACACCACCACGAACTACGAGCTCGACAAGACCGTGCGCCACTATCAGCAGGCGCCGGGCGACGTGAAGCGCCTGTCGGTGGCGGTGATCGTGAACTATCAGCCGAAGGTGGACGCCAAGGGCCACGCCACCATGCAGCCGCTCGACGCGCAGAAGCTCGCGCAGGTCGAGCAGCTCGTGAAGGACGCGATGGGCTACGACGCCAAGCGCGGCGACTCGGTGAACGTCGTGAACGCCGCGTTCCAGACCGACATCGACCCCAACGCGAACCTGCCGTGGTGGCGTCAGCCGGACATCATCGCGCTCGCCAAGCAGATTGCAACGTGGCTCGGCATTGGCGCGGTGGCTCTGTTCCTCTATTTCGTGATGGTGAAGCCGGCGCTGCGCCGCGCGTTCCCGCCGCCCGAGCCGGTTGCGCCCGCGCTGCCCGGTATGGGCGACGGCGAGCCGCTGCTGCTCGACGGGATCCCCGAAGCCGTGCGCATTGGCGGCGCGGCCGCGGAAGGCGAAGACAACGCCGACAGCGAAGCCGCCCTGCTCGCCTTCGAAAACGAAAAGAACAAGTTCGAACGCAACCTGGAATACGCGCGCAACATCGCGCGCCAGGATCCGAAGATTGTCGCAACCGTCGTGAAGAGCTGGGTGAACGATGAACGCTGA
- the fliL gene encoding flagellar basal body-associated protein FliL yields the protein MATTTASQQAAPQSAKPGPMKRILLIALIAILAAAAAGGATWFFMSRHAPSTPATPAAAPPVTAVYYALEPMTVNLQTDDGESHYLRIGLTLKLDSQATQDALVARMPEIRSRLLLALSNKHPSDLAPLDGKRALATELAVLISQPSAANEKPMHVDDVLFTEFVVQ from the coding sequence ATGGCGACCACCACCGCATCCCAGCAAGCCGCGCCCCAAAGCGCGAAACCCGGACCGATGAAGCGCATTCTCCTCATCGCGCTCATTGCGATCCTCGCCGCCGCGGCGGCGGGCGGCGCGACGTGGTTCTTCATGTCGCGCCACGCGCCGAGCACGCCGGCCACGCCCGCCGCAGCGCCCCCGGTCACGGCCGTCTACTACGCGCTCGAGCCGATGACCGTCAACCTGCAGACCGACGACGGCGAATCGCACTACCTGCGCATTGGCCTCACGCTCAAGCTCGACAGCCAGGCCACCCAGGACGCACTCGTCGCCCGCATGCCCGAGATCCGCAGCCGCCTGTTGCTCGCGCTCTCGAACAAGCATCCGTCCGACCTCGCGCCGCTCGACGGCAAGCGCGCGCTCGCCACCGAGCTCGCCGTGCTGATCTCGCAGCCTTCGGCCGCGAACGAAAAGCCGATGCACGTCGACGACGTGCTGTTCACCGAATTCGTCGTCCAGTGA
- the fliG gene encoding flagellar motor switch protein FliG: protein MNAEGATKSALLLMSIGEQEASEVFKFLGPREVQKIGAAMASLKNVKREEIEIVLQDFVKEAEQHTAFSLDSNDYIRNVLNKALGEDKAGAIIDRILQGGDTSGIEGLKWMDSGSVAELIKNEHPQIIATILVHLDRDQASEIASCFTERLRNDVLLRIATLDGIQPQALRELDDVLTNLLSGSDNLKRSPMGGIRTAAEILNFMTSQHEEGVIENVRQYDAELAQKIIDQMFVFENLLDLEDRAIQLLLKEVESESLIISLKGAPPALRTKFLSNMSQRAAELLAEDLDARGPVRVSEVEAQQRRILQIVRNLAESGQIVLGGKAEDAYV from the coding sequence ATGAACGCTGAAGGCGCAACCAAGAGCGCGCTGCTGCTCATGTCGATCGGCGAACAGGAGGCCTCGGAGGTCTTCAAGTTCCTCGGTCCGCGCGAAGTGCAGAAGATCGGCGCCGCGATGGCGTCGCTCAAGAACGTCAAGCGCGAAGAGATCGAGATCGTGCTGCAGGACTTCGTCAAGGAAGCCGAGCAGCACACCGCCTTCTCGCTCGACTCGAACGACTACATCCGCAACGTGCTCAACAAGGCGCTGGGCGAGGACAAGGCCGGCGCGATCATCGACCGCATCCTGCAAGGCGGCGACACGAGCGGCATTGAAGGCCTCAAGTGGATGGATTCGGGGTCGGTGGCCGAACTCATCAAGAACGAGCACCCGCAGATCATCGCGACGATCCTCGTGCACCTCGACCGCGACCAGGCGTCGGAAATCGCTTCGTGCTTCACCGAGCGCCTGCGCAACGACGTGCTGCTGCGTATCGCGACGCTCGACGGCATCCAGCCGCAGGCGCTGCGCGAGCTCGACGACGTGCTCACGAACCTGCTCTCGGGCAGCGACAACCTCAAGCGCAGCCCGATGGGCGGCATCCGCACGGCGGCCGAAATCCTCAACTTCATGACGAGCCAGCACGAAGAAGGGGTGATCGAGAACGTCCGCCAGTACGATGCGGAACTCGCGCAGAAGATCATCGATCAGATGTTCGTGTTCGAGAACCTGCTCGACCTCGAAGACCGCGCGATCCAGCTGCTGCTCAAGGAAGTCGAGTCCGAGTCGCTCATCATTTCGCTCAAGGGTGCGCCGCCCGCGCTGCGCACCAAGTTCCTCTCGAACATGTCGCAGCGTGCGGCCGAACTGCTCGCCGAAGACCTCGACGCGCGCGGTCCGGTGCGCGTCTCGGAAGTCGAGGCGCAGCAGCGCCGCATCCTGCAGATCGTGCGCAACCTCGCCGAGAGCGGCCAGATCGTTCTAGGCGGCAAGGCAGAAGACGCTTATGTCTGA